The Pantoea sp. At-9b genome includes a window with the following:
- a CDS encoding TonB-dependent siderophore receptor encodes MRTTPFNPGLKPTLLAVMVSAGCLPVMAATNTTTADAVKKEQQTLTVTATPQADFKPGGNDLVPAYLDGQVAHGGRLGMLGEQNAMDVPFNVIGFTAKAIQDQQAKTIADVIRNDATVQNVKGYGNFAESYRIRGFRLDGDDMTFSGLPGVVPRQVMDASLIDRVEIFKGANGLLNGAASTGVGGLINLEPKHADDAPLTRVGVDYTSSSQVGGSLDIGRRFGDNNQFGVRFNAVNREGETGVNGEKKRTTAASIGLDYRGERLRTSLDIGYQKKTFHDGRMGVNISGVDKLPAVPSNSTNYSQPWVFSNIENEWGMAKAEYDLTDSWTAYAALGAQHAHEIGNYATPKLLNTNGDVSINTFDTNRRQDNMSGMVGVRGDFATGPISHKVNVGYSALTTNAKNAYRMSFAGNNYNIYDPVQVARPTPTYAGGEFYDPKTTARTRTQGYLLSDTLGAFNDTLLFTVGARYQKVWVRNYDYNTQAEDVSSRYTQSRWMPTYGIVYKPWQSISLYANHTEALQPGAVAPKSATNYGAVTGIAHSKQNEVGVKGDFGRVGGTLALFEIKQPSGILDSNGVFAMNGEQRHRGAELNVFGEPVLGFRLNASATWINPEMVKTAQGQYDGKQAIGVPRYNYALGAEYDIKPIDGLTATALLNHTGSQWADSANTKRIDSYTTLDLGLRYRTKINQNDVVWRVAVENVTNEKYWANIDYSGTYLTQGDPRTLKVSMTYDF; translated from the coding sequence ATGCGCACTACGCCTTTCAATCCCGGACTGAAACCGACGCTGTTGGCCGTAATGGTCAGCGCCGGTTGTTTGCCAGTGATGGCTGCTACCAACACCACCACCGCAGATGCGGTAAAAAAAGAACAACAGACGCTGACTGTGACAGCAACACCGCAGGCTGACTTCAAGCCTGGTGGTAACGATTTGGTGCCAGCCTATCTGGACGGTCAGGTGGCGCACGGCGGCCGCCTCGGCATGCTGGGCGAACAGAATGCCATGGATGTGCCATTCAACGTGATTGGCTTCACCGCCAAAGCGATTCAGGATCAGCAGGCAAAAACCATTGCCGATGTGATTCGCAATGATGCCACCGTGCAAAACGTCAAGGGTTACGGTAACTTCGCCGAAAGCTACCGTATTCGTGGTTTCCGCCTTGATGGCGATGACATGACGTTTAGTGGCCTGCCTGGCGTTGTGCCGCGCCAGGTGATGGATGCGTCGCTGATCGATCGCGTCGAAATTTTCAAAGGGGCGAATGGCCTGCTTAACGGTGCTGCCAGCACCGGTGTGGGTGGCCTGATCAACCTGGAACCGAAACATGCTGACGACGCGCCATTAACCCGTGTGGGCGTCGATTACACCTCCTCCTCGCAGGTAGGTGGGAGTCTCGACATTGGCCGCCGGTTTGGTGATAACAATCAGTTTGGCGTGCGCTTCAATGCCGTTAACCGCGAAGGCGAAACCGGTGTGAATGGCGAGAAGAAACGCACCACTGCGGCGTCTATCGGTCTTGACTACCGTGGTGAACGTCTGCGTACTTCTTTGGATATTGGCTACCAGAAAAAGACCTTCCATGATGGTCGTATGGGCGTCAACATCAGCGGCGTGGATAAGCTGCCGGCGGTGCCGTCCAACTCCACCAATTACAGCCAGCCTTGGGTATTCAGCAACATTGAAAATGAATGGGGCATGGCAAAAGCCGAGTATGACCTCACCGACAGCTGGACCGCGTATGCCGCACTGGGTGCGCAGCATGCCCATGAAATTGGTAACTACGCCACGCCAAAACTGTTGAATACTAACGGTGACGTGTCCATCAATACCTTCGACACCAACCGTCGCCAGGACAACATGAGCGGCATGGTGGGCGTGCGTGGCGACTTCGCTACCGGACCGATTTCGCACAAAGTTAATGTCGGCTATTCCGCGTTGACCACCAATGCGAAAAACGCCTACCGCATGTCGTTCGCCGGCAACAATTACAATATCTACGATCCGGTGCAGGTGGCGCGTCCAACGCCAACTTATGCGGGTGGCGAATTCTATGATCCGAAAACCACCGCGCGTACCCGTACTCAGGGCTATCTGCTGAGCGATACGCTGGGTGCGTTTAACGATACGCTGTTGTTCACCGTCGGTGCGCGTTATCAGAAAGTGTGGGTGCGTAACTACGATTACAACACCCAGGCTGAAGACGTCAGCTCGCGTTATACGCAGAGCCGCTGGATGCCGACATACGGCATCGTGTACAAGCCGTGGCAGTCAATTTCCCTGTATGCCAACCATACCGAAGCGTTGCAGCCGGGTGCGGTAGCACCGAAAAGTGCCACCAACTATGGTGCAGTGACCGGGATTGCGCACTCGAAGCAGAATGAAGTTGGTGTCAAAGGTGATTTTGGCCGTGTCGGCGGTACGCTGGCGTTGTTTGAGATTAAGCAACCGTCAGGGATTCTCGACAGCAATGGCGTTTTTGCCATGAATGGCGAGCAGCGCCATCGTGGTGCTGAGCTTAACGTGTTCGGTGAACCCGTGCTCGGTTTCCGCCTGAACGCCAGCGCCACCTGGATCAACCCGGAGATGGTGAAAACGGCGCAGGGGCAGTACGACGGTAAACAGGCAATCGGTGTGCCGCGTTACAACTATGCGCTGGGTGCCGAATATGACATCAAACCGATCGATGGTCTGACGGCGACGGCGTTGCTCAACCATACGGGTTCACAGTGGGCGGATTCGGCGAACACCAAACGCATTGATTCTTACACCACCCTGGATCTGGGCCTGCGCTATCGCACGAAGATCAATCAGAATGATGTGGTGTGGCGTGTGGCGGTGGAAAACGTCACCAACGAGAAGTATTGGGCGAATATCGACTACTCAGGGACTTACCTGACGCAGGGCGATCCGCGCACCTTAAAAGTCAGCATGACTTACGACTTCTAA
- a CDS encoding phospholipase D family protein, with amino-acid sequence MSQVAPHHSEEKHQNGLNEIVDARCAQHPGLSGIHALNDGLDAFAARYLLMGMAQNTIDVQYYIWQNDMSGRLLFSALLEAAERGVKVRLLLDDNNTPGLDDTLAALDRHPNIAVRLFNPFSFRTLRMLGYLTDFARLNRRMHNKSLTVDGAATLVGGRNIGDEYFGTGDEPLFTDLDVMAIGPVVAEVAQDFERYWHSKAVSSLRKVVEVSSEPHPAVRLPEDWQDSEAVQRYLARLEHSSFVSQMAEGSLSMTWASTRLLSDDPRKGLGKAKRSSLLPQRMLEVIGTPQQQFDIISAYFVPTRAGVAQLLALKRRGVKIAVLTNSLAANDVSVVHAGYARWRKKLLRHGIALYELKPQANASEAPHDRGLTGNSGSSLHAKTFTVDNRKVFIGSFNFDPRSAVLNTEMGLVIESDSLAQRTHQRFIQGMRDRAWTLRLDGWGRVNWVEYPDEPQEVVHIHEPQCSWVQRLLVRLVWHLPVEWLL; translated from the coding sequence ATGAGCCAAGTCGCACCACACCATTCTGAGGAAAAACACCAAAATGGGCTCAATGAGATTGTGGATGCGCGCTGTGCGCAGCATCCGGGGTTGAGCGGCATCCACGCTCTCAACGATGGACTGGATGCTTTCGCGGCACGGTATTTATTGATGGGGATGGCGCAAAACACCATCGATGTGCAGTACTACATCTGGCAAAACGATATGTCAGGTCGCTTGCTGTTCAGCGCGCTGCTGGAGGCGGCAGAGCGGGGCGTCAAAGTGCGCTTGCTGCTGGATGACAACAACACGCCCGGCCTGGATGACACCCTCGCGGCGCTGGATCGTCATCCTAATATCGCCGTGCGGTTGTTTAACCCTTTCTCGTTTCGCACCTTACGCATGCTCGGTTATCTGACGGATTTCGCCCGCCTCAACCGTCGTATGCATAACAAAAGCCTGACGGTGGACGGTGCCGCGACGCTGGTAGGAGGGCGCAATATCGGCGACGAATATTTTGGCACCGGCGATGAGCCGCTGTTTACCGACCTCGATGTGATGGCTATTGGACCGGTGGTGGCGGAAGTGGCGCAGGATTTTGAACGCTACTGGCACAGCAAGGCGGTGTCATCGTTACGTAAGGTGGTGGAGGTCAGTAGCGAACCACATCCTGCCGTGCGGCTGCCAGAAGACTGGCAAGATAGCGAGGCGGTACAACGTTACCTGGCACGCCTCGAGCACTCCTCGTTTGTTAGCCAAATGGCGGAAGGTTCGTTGAGTATGACCTGGGCCAGCACGCGTTTGTTAAGTGATGATCCGCGCAAGGGGCTGGGTAAAGCGAAGCGGTCTTCCTTATTGCCACAGCGGATGCTGGAAGTGATTGGCACGCCACAGCAGCAGTTCGATATTATCTCGGCCTACTTTGTCCCGACACGTGCCGGTGTGGCGCAGCTGCTGGCGCTGAAACGACGTGGGGTTAAAATCGCGGTGCTGACCAATTCGCTGGCCGCCAATGACGTTAGTGTGGTGCACGCGGGTTATGCGCGCTGGCGCAAGAAATTGCTGCGCCACGGCATTGCCTTATACGAACTGAAACCGCAGGCCAACGCCAGCGAAGCCCCGCACGATCGTGGGTTGACCGGTAATTCCGGTTCCAGCCTGCATGCCAAAACCTTTACCGTGGATAATCGCAAAGTGTTTATTGGGTCGTTCAATTTCGATCCACGCTCGGCAGTGCTGAACACGGAAATGGGACTGGTGATTGAGAGCGACAGCCTGGCGCAGCGCACGCACCAGCGTTTTATTCAGGGGATGCGCGATCGTGCCTGGACCCTGCGCCTGGATGGTTGGGGGCGCGTGAATTGGGTCGAATACCCCGACGAGCCGCAGGAAGTGGTCCATATCCATGAGCCGCAATGCAGCTGGGTCCAACGTCTGCTGGTGCGGCTGGTGTGGCATTTGCCGGTGGAGTGGTTACTGTAA
- the mdoC gene encoding glucans biosynthesis protein MdoC — MTAAKSEREYFLDSIRAYLMLLGVPFHVSLIYSTQKWAVNSQDASMWLTVFNDFIHAFRMQVFFVISGYFSYMLYLRYKPQRWLKVRLERVGIPLLTAVPLITLPQFFLLKNLTDKVGDWDSFSLYQKYNALMWDLISHLWFLVVLVILTSLGMLTFRWLRTQHRQIDYTRVGWGKLTLALLAWSLIWCVFRRAIFYFQPAWLMDGLFSTAVMQSLFFLPFFMLGALSWKHQALKALFVRFNPVMCFGAIAVFVAYSLNQRFSSGDGWLYEIDNVISTLMGLCMLNVCFCFGHKLLNSHSPRIMYLVNASLFIYLVHHPLTLLYGIFITPLISNDTLGFFVGLMMVFGVSFTLYEIHLRIPLLRFLFSGKPQRA; from the coding sequence ATGACTGCAGCAAAATCCGAACGCGAATATTTTCTCGATTCGATTCGAGCTTATTTAATGTTATTGGGCGTGCCCTTCCACGTCTCCCTGATTTACTCGACGCAAAAGTGGGCAGTAAATAGCCAGGATGCCTCGATGTGGCTGACGGTGTTCAATGACTTTATTCATGCTTTCCGTATGCAGGTGTTTTTCGTCATTTCCGGCTATTTTTCCTACATGCTTTACCTACGCTACAAGCCGCAACGCTGGCTGAAGGTGCGTCTGGAGCGCGTGGGGATACCGCTGCTGACCGCCGTCCCCCTCATCACTCTGCCGCAGTTTTTTCTGCTAAAAAATCTGACGGATAAAGTAGGAGATTGGGACAGCTTCTCCCTGTATCAAAAGTACAACGCGCTGATGTGGGACCTGATTTCCCACCTGTGGTTTTTGGTGGTGCTGGTGATCCTGACATCGCTGGGCATGCTTACCTTCCGTTGGCTACGTACCCAACATCGGCAGATCGATTATACCCGCGTCGGTTGGGGTAAACTGACTCTGGCGCTGCTGGCGTGGTCGCTGATTTGGTGTGTGTTCCGGCGCGCGATCTTTTATTTCCAGCCCGCATGGCTGATGGATGGCCTGTTCAGCACCGCCGTGATGCAAAGCCTGTTCTTCCTGCCCTTCTTTATGCTGGGCGCTCTGAGCTGGAAGCATCAGGCGTTGAAGGCGTTATTTGTGCGTTTTAATCCGGTGATGTGTTTCGGTGCCATTGCGGTGTTTGTGGCCTACAGCCTGAACCAGCGCTTCAGCAGCGGGGATGGCTGGCTGTATGAGATCGACAACGTGATTTCCACCCTGATGGGCCTGTGCATGCTGAATGTCTGCTTCTGCTTCGGGCATAAACTGCTGAACAGCCACTCCCCTCGCATCATGTATCTGGTGAATGCCTCGCTGTTTATTTACCTGGTGCACCATCCACTCACCCTGTTGTACGGCATTTTTATCACCCCGCTGATCAGCAACGATACGTTGGGCTTTTTCGTCGGCCTGATGATGGTGTTTGGTGTGTCATTTACCCTGTATGAAATCCATCTGCGCATTCCATTGCTGCGCTTCCTGTTCTCCGGGAAACCGCAACGCGCATAA